A single genomic interval of Amblyraja radiata isolate CabotCenter1 chromosome 3, sAmbRad1.1.pri, whole genome shotgun sequence harbors:
- the LOC116971032 gene encoding cyclin-dependent kinase 4 inhibitor C-like, with product MVDIDSFTTAAANGDISRVEQMLENGIDPNGVNRYGRTALQVMKMGCPDICRVLLNWGADPDRQDGYSIALIHDLAREGHLDTLNVLVEVGNANINLRDGNDKRAICLARENNHPNVVDYLIRRNEATKVGV from the exons ATGGTTGATATCGACTCGTTTAcaacagcagcagccaacggggaCATCAGCAGGGTGGAGCAAATGTTGGAAAATGGAATAGACCCCAATGGTGTCAATAGATATGGCCGTACTGCTCTGCAG GTGATGAAAATGGGCTGTCCAGATATATGCCGAGTTCTACTGAACTGGGGAGCAGATCCAGACCGTCAGGATGGGTACAGCATCGCACTCATCCACGACCTAGCCCGGGAAGGGCACCTGGATACTCTGAATGTCCTGGTAGAAGTTGGAAATGCAAATATTAATCTCCGAGATGGTAACGATAAAAGAGCCATATGCTTGGCGAGGGAAAATAACCACCCCAATGTAGTGGACTATCTGATTCGGCGAAACGAAGCGACTAAAGTGGGTGTCTAA